Proteins encoded in a region of the Thermodesulfobacteriota bacterium genome:
- a CDS encoding cytochrome c3 family protein → MKKAIATVATLGYFGGSVLLVAGLWFLWHRTDPSPEQPIAFAHSLHAGKLGIPCTHCHAFVERGRSAGAPPLETCMGCHQSVATEREEIRKLTRHYAEKQPVRWARVYALPEFIYFSHKRHVRAGVTCWTCHGDVASMKRVRRVNDTVMGWCVSCHRVNGAPRDCAVCHK, encoded by the coding sequence TTGAAGAAGGCGATCGCCACCGTCGCGACCCTCGGATATTTCGGGGGATCAGTGCTGCTCGTCGCGGGGCTGTGGTTCCTGTGGCACCGCACCGACCCCTCCCCGGAACAGCCGATCGCCTTCGCGCACTCGCTGCATGCCGGAAAGCTGGGGATCCCCTGTACGCACTGCCACGCCTTCGTGGAGCGGGGGCGCTCCGCAGGCGCTCCGCCGCTGGAAACATGCATGGGATGCCACCAGTCGGTCGCCACGGAACGGGAGGAGATCAGGAAGCTCACTCGCCACTACGCGGAGAAACAGCCCGTCCGGTGGGCGAGGGTGTACGCGTTGCCGGAATTCATCTATTTCTCCCACAAGCGGCATGTCCGGGCAGGAGTGACCTGCTGGACGTGCCACGGAGACGTGGCTTCCATGAAGCGCGTCCGGCGGGTGAACGACACGGTCATGGGCTGGTGCGTCTCGTGCCACCGCGTCAACGGCGCGCCGCGCGACTGCGCCGTCTGCCACAAGTGA